CAAAGCTAAATGCTGCTTCATAAATATATTCATAATTATTTGATGCTAATAATTCTTTTGTTTTAATTTCTGCTTCAACAAATTTGTATTCTTCTAAATCAGCTGTTTGCTTTTTAATTTTTCTTTTTTCATTAGCTAAAATATTTACCATATTAAAGTATTCTTTTACCTTTGAACCAAAAGCATTTCCATCTTCAATTGTTTCACCAGCAAATAACTCAGGGTCAAATCCTGTTTCAGATTCTCATGCATTATTTCATTGTTCTAAAAATTCTTCTTTTTCAATTTCATCCATTGAATCCATATTTAAGTATGCTGAAAATAAATCAATTGATTCTGCTGATTTTGAAAATTCTTTTTCATCTTCTAAACTACCATCAATGTCTAATTCAAAAATCTTATCTTTTTTTCATTTAACTGCTTTTGCAAAGTTTTGTTTGTTATCTCATATTCATGCTTTTTTAATGCATTCTTTCATAGCCATTTTAAATGTCTCTTTATTTACTTTTGTTATTAAATTACTCATATTTGACCTTCTTGATTTATTTCTTATACTTTATATTTTACTAAATAAGTTTTTGCTATGTTTTTTAAAATTGAAAATATATTAAAAAAATGACAAGCATGATTAATGTTTGTCATTTTTATTAATTAAAACTAATCCATTAAACCAGCTTTGTATAAATTTTGAAAATGTCCTGGTTTTGCTTTTAAATCATTGAAAGTTCCAGTTTGAACAATTCCTATTCCATCTTTTCCTAAAACAATAATTTGATCAGCATTTTTAATTGTTGATAAACGGTGAGCAATTGAAATTGTTGTTCTTCCAACCATTAACACTTCAAGTTTTTCTTGAATTTCTTTTTCAACAATATTATCTAAAGCACTTGTGGCTTCATCCAAGATTAAAACTTGTGGGTCTTTTAAAAACATTCTAGCAATAATCATTCTTTGTTTTTGACCACCAGATAGCATAAAACCACGTTCTCCAAGAATTGTTTGATAACCTTCTGGTCAAGTCATAATTAAATCATGTAACTCAGCTTTCTTACATGCTTCGATAACTTCCTCGTTAGTTGCATTGAATCTACCATACTTAACATTTTCAAAAACATCACCATAAAGAATTTGAGGATCTTGTTCGACATATCCAACATGATTTAAATAACTTGATAACTTTACGTCTTTTAAATTTACCTTATCATTAATTATAATTTCACCTTCAGTTGGATCATAAAATCTTAGTAATAATCTAGATATTGTAGATTTACCACTTCCAGTCTCACCAACAAATGCATATGATTTACCTTTTTCAAAAGTAAAATTAAATTTAGGTAAGATTTGTTTTGATGGTTTTTCAGGATAAGCAAAGCTAACTTGTTTAAATACTATGTCGCCATCAATTGATTTAACTTCAACACCATCATTATAATGTGGATTCATAATTGATGTAGCTTTGATAGTTCCTTCAATACGTTGAGCTGATACAGAAGCTTGCGCTATTCCAACAGCTGACATAACAACTTGGAATAATGGCCCAACCATTATTCCTTGAGCTAAAGTGAATGAAGCAAATGTACCCATAAAAAATACTAAACTTGCTCCGCTTTTTAGTGCTTCATCATTTCCATATTTTAACATTGCTACTCCAATTGAAATAAATTGAATAAAACTAATTCCAGAAAATAGAATTGTTATCATTAACGCTTGAACTTTAGCAAGTTTAGTTGATTCAACATAATATTCTCTATGTAATTGGTTAAAATGTTCAGTTTCATAATTTTCTGTACCTGTTGCTTTTATTAATCTAACAGTTGAAATTCTATCAGTAACATTCCCATTAATATCTGTGATAACTTCACGAACTTTTGTAATATGTTTTTTTGTGAAACCAAATGAAATCAACATTAATAGTAATACTACAAAAAACATTCCTAAAACTGAAGCTGCTAATGTAGGTTCAAAAATAAACATCATTATTGATGCACCAATGATTGTAAAAAATGCACTTATTAAAGTTACAGGAACTTGCGCTGATTGATCACCAACTATTTGTGTATCAGAAATAACCTTAGTTATGATTTCACCAATTTTTTTATCTGAATAATATGATATATCTTGTCTAACTAAAGCTTCTAGTGATTTATTTCTCAAATCTATTTCAATTCTTTTTGAAAGTAAAACTGAAAAATATTGTGATAAAAAAGAAACAAAGGCACTAAGTAAAACTATTCCCATTGCTATTCCTAGAGTTGTTTGTCAATGAAGACCTCAAAAATCTGGATCCTTAATATGTGTAGTTCCTTCTGCTATTGCAACCTGTTGAGCTATTTTGTCAGATATGTCCATTGTCATTTGTCTTGTTAATAAAGGTATTAATACAGATGATACTACTGAAATAATTGTTAGAAAAATAATTATTGATGATAATTTTCATTCATACTTAAAATATGTTCGAATCATTGAGAAAAAACTTCCACGAGTTTTAGCTCATGTTTTATCCTTTTCAATGATTTTGTTATATTGTTCATCATGTTCTTCTTGTGTTATTTGTTTATTTTTTAGTTTAGTATTTAAAGTTTTAGATTCTTTAATATATTCATCATTTAAAATTTTGTATTCTTTTTGTTTCATATTTCCACCTTTTTAATAAAAAAGTAACTTTATTAAAAAGCTACTTTAAATTCTAATAATTCTATCACTATTAAATATTATTATCAATGAACTTTAATTTCCTTTTTTACTACGAATAGGAACAAATTTTTCTTTATGCTCAGTTGTTTTTTGAATAACTGGGTTCTTTTTATTTTCTTTAGCCTCTGCACGAATCTTTTTGATTTCTTCTTTTTCAATTTTAGCTAATTCTTTTTCTTTAATACGTTCTGATTTTCTAATTGCATTTCTTTCTTCTTTAGTTAATTTAATCTCTTTTTGACCAATTGCAATTCTTTGTTCAGTTTCGCTTAAATCCAAGATTGTATTGACAACTCATTTAGTTGCATAATTTTTTTTATCAATTTTAGTTGTTATACCCTCAACTTCATATGCTCTTCTTTCAATTGCTTTTTGAGTCTTAGGTTCAATTAATTCAACAACTACATCAAATACATCACGGTATTTATATTCTGGTCCTTTTCTTGAATAAACTTTTTCAAATTCAACTCTAATATTTTTTCTGTTGTCTGTTTTAGCTAAAAATGCTTTTATTTCATTTCTAACTGCTTTATATCTTTGTTCTTTTTCTTTTTTAGCTGCTTTTTTTCCAGTAATTGTTGTAATGATTACAAATCCTACAACAACAACTAACATAACTAAAAGAATTATTAATCCTGCACTATTACCCATATAAATGTCATCCTTTTTTTGTTTCCTTTAATATTATAAATTATTTTTTAGAAAATTATTCCACTATGTCAATAATTCCCCCACCTAAACAAATGTCATTTAAATAAAACACTGCTTCTTGACCTGGAGTTACTGCTTTTACAACAGCATCATATTTTACTTTATATTCGCTTTCTTTAATTTTTGTCATTTTAACTTTAACATCTGGTTGTCTGTATCTAAATTTAGCTGTACATTCGAATTCATTTAAATTAGAAACATATTTACTTAAATCTAATGCTCAATTAATTTCATTAACTGTTGCACTAGTTGACAATAAATAGCTTTCATCACTAGCTGGACAAACATAAATTATTTTCTTATCTATATCTTTATCAGCTACATAATAAGGTTCTTTCATTCCACCAAGATTTAGGCCTTTTCTTTGTCCAATTGTGTAATACATTGCTCCAATATGTTTTCCTACAACTTTATTTGTTTTGATATCAACAATATCACCTGGTTGATTTGAAATATAGTTTTGTAAGAATTTTGTAAATTCTCTTTCTCCAATAAAACAAATTCCTGTTGAATCTTTTTTTTCAGCTGTTATTAAGCCAACTTCACTTGCTATTTTTCTGATTTCTGGTTTTTCTAAACTTTGTAATGGAAATAAAGTTTTAGATAATTGAAATTGAGTTAATTGACACAAGAAATATGTTTGATCTTTATTTGTATCAGCAGCTCGAATCATTTCATGTTGATTAGTTAATTCATTGAATCTAATTCCAGCATAGTGTCCCATTGCAATAAAATCAGCTTTAAGATTGTTAATAGCATGATTTAAAAACTTATCAAATTTAATATATTTATTACATAGTATATCTGGATTAGGAGTTCTTCCTTTTTTATACTCTTTAATAAAGTATTCAAAAACATACTCTCAATATTCTTGAACAAAGTCAATTCTGTGTAATTTAATGCCTAATTTGTTTGCTACTTCTAAAGCATCTAAGTAATCTTGTTCTTGAGGACAAACATCATTATTTATTTCTTGGTTACCTAAAATATCATTATTTGCTGATGAATCTCAGTTACGCATAAATAACCCTTCAACTTCATAACCTTTTTGTATTAATAAATAAGCAGCAACTGATGAATCAACTCCACCACTTAAACCAACGATTACTTTCTTTTTCATAGCTCCTCCTTAAACAAAAAAATTACTCAAACGAGTAATTTAATTTTATCATTTTTTTTGTTTAATTCAATCTATTGTATGAACGCAAATGCTATGAAATAAACTACAAATAATACTGATAAGAAGTAAACTGCAGGGTGAACCTGTTTTGCTTTTCCTGTAACCATCATCATAAATGAATATGAAATGAATGCCATTGCAACACCATTTGCTATTTCATAAGTTGCTATCATAAATAAAATTGATAAGAAAGTAGGTACCAAGAATTCTGGTTTTTCTCATTCAACATGTGCTGCTTCTTTAATCATCATAATTCCTATAAATACACAAGCTGCACTTGTTATTGGTTGAGGAATCAATTTGAAAATTGGGAATAAAACAATGGCTAACAAGAATAATATACCATTTACTAGAGCTGCTAAACCTGTTTTTGCACCTTGTTCAATCCCTGCTGCTGACTCTGCAAAAACTCCTAATGGTGTTGTTCCTGTAACAGATGCCATCATAGTTCCCATTGAATCAACAATTAATGCTTTTTGACTAATTTCTTTATGTTGATTTGTTTTTTGATCTAATTGATGCGTAAATGCTGCCATTGTGCCAGTAGCATCAAAGAAATTAATTAGCATAACAACAAAAATTGAAATGTAAGTTATTGGTGATGTTCAAATCTTTGTATTTGCAAATGCTTTAAATGTTGAAGTTCAATTTAAAGCAAAACCATTAAAATCATATTTTCATCCATCTCATTTTTTTAGATTTGCTGCTTGCAACATTTTTGTTGCTTGTGAATCACTTGGAATTGTAGATGCTAATATTAAAGTAATTATAAACATAATCAAAATTGCTAATGCAACAGCTCCTGGAACTTTTTTAAATGCTAAAAATAAAATTATTAGTAAAGTTATTGATCCCAATAAGATAGGTAAGTAATTTTCTCTCAATATCCCTAACTTAGCGACTGGTATTCCTGAACTGTCTTGCCCAAGTCATCCCATGCCTGCTATTCCAACATAAGATATAAATAACCCAATCCCAATCCCAATTGCTAATACAACTCCTTTTGGAATTGATTTAACAATTAATGATCTTAGTGGCGTCAATGAAACTGTTACAAAAACTATTGATGATAACATTGTTACAATCATTGCTCCTTCGAATCCTAAAGGACCTCCAATGTTATAAGTTACCAATGCATTCATACCCATTGATGTTGACATTGCAACAGGAATGTTTGCAAATAGTCCCATTAAAATACAGCAAATACCTGATACCAATGCTGTAGCAAAGAAAATACCAAATTCATTCATTTTATAAGGATTTAAGGCTTCACCAGTTAATCCTTCTGGAGTATTGATACTTGTCATTCCTGAAACTATTGAAGGGTTAACTGTTAGAATATAAATCAATGCTAAAAAAGTTGTTAGTCCTCCAATAATTTCTTTTTTCATAATTGCACCCAAAGTATCAAATTTAAAGTACTTTTCAATTGAACGGATGGCTTTATTGTTGCTGAATACGAAAGCCTCCTTGTTTCTCTGAGCTGTTTGCTCTGGAGTTTCATTTAGAAATAATTCAGATTCATTCTCTACTTGAATCTTCTTCGTTTTTTTATTATCCATTTTGCCTATTCTTTCTATGTATAAAATTCCAATGAAGAACTCAGCAAAAAATAAAAAATAGTTTTCACTATACGACAAAAATGCGCATGGTGAAAACTATAAAACTCATAATCTAACATAGGTGTTAGGTAGAGACTCCTTCCCAATATGAAGGATTATACAAGTTTTCATATTCATTTTATACAAAATGATTTTATACAAAATAAATAAATTTTTAAATAAAAAAATCAACTTTAAATGATTGTTGATTTTATTCAATATTATTTTTAGGTTTATAGTTTGATAATTCTTCAATTTCTTTTAGTAATTTTTTCTCTTCTTTTGAAACAGAAGATGGAACTGAAATATTAACTCTAATTAATAAATCACCACGTTTATCAGAGCTCTGATTTTTAAATAATCCTTTATTGTGAACTTTAATAATTTGGCCTGAATGAACACCTTTAGGAACTTTTAGCCTTACATCACCATCTAAAGTTTTAATTAATATCTCATTACCTAGGATCGCATCTATATAAGAAATATTATAATTCATAATTAAATCATCTGAATTGTTTATTAATTCAAATACATCATTTTCAAGTACATCAATAGTAACATATAAATCACCAGGCATTCCGCCTTCTAAAGAAGCGTGACCTTTTCCTCTTAAAACAAATTGTTGTCCAAGTCTAGCTCCTCTTGGTAATTCAAGTTCCACTTGTTCTCGTTTATGTTCAATACCTTTACCATGACATGATTTACATTTATTTTTAAATTCTTTACCTACACCATTACATCTATCACAAGTGATTTGATTTTGAACTTGGAATGGACCCATTTGTTTATTAACAATAATTTGACCTGCACCATTACATCTAGTACAAATATTAACATCATTAGGATTTTCTGCTCCAACTCCATTACATCTTTCACAATTTTTAATTAAATTTAAATTGACCTTTTTAGTTACTCCAAAAACAAACTCTCTAAATGTAAGTCTAACTTCGACTCCAACATCTTGTCCTTTTGATGGCCCTCTTCTTGATGAACGACGACTACCTCCACCAAATAAATCTGAGAAAATGTCACCAAAGTCCATTCCACCACCCATGTTTGAGAAAAAGTCTTCAAATCCACCAAAACCAGATCCACCAAATCCTGAACTTCCATCAAAAGCTGCATGACCAAATTGATCATACTTAGCTCTTTTATCAGCATCTAACAAAATACTTGCAGCTTCATTTACTTCTTTAAACTTTTCCTCAGCACCATTTTCCTTATTTACATCTGGATGATACTTCTTGGCAAGTTTTCTGTAAGCACTTTTTATTTCTTGTTCTGTAGCTGTTTTAGAAACACCTAAAACTTCATAATAATCTTTTTTTGCCATGTTTTTTTCCTTTAAAAAATAAAACTAACATTTGTTAGTTTTTAAAATTATTGCTTATCAATATCTTCTGAATCATTAATTTCTTCTGCTTCAGGTTGTGCTCCTGCTTGTGCCTGAGCGAATTGACTAGCCATTTGAATCATTTGTTCTAATTCATTAACTTTTGCTTCTAAAGCCTCATAATCTTCTTTTTCAATTAATTCTTTAACTTCAGAAATCATTTTTTCAGCTTGTTCTTTTTGCTCTTGAGGAACTTCTTGTCCTTCTTGGTTTAATCCTGATTCAAGAATTGAAACATAACTTTCAGCTTTATGTTTTAGTTCAATATTTTTTTTCTTTAATTCATCAGCTTCAGCATTTGCTTCAGCTTCTTTTATCATTTTTTCAATTTCAGCATCGCTTAAAGTTCCTGAATTGCTAATTGTAATTGATTTTTCTTCATTAGTTG
This window of the Mesoplasma chauliocola genome carries:
- the dnaJ gene encoding molecular chaperone DnaJ encodes the protein MAKKDYYEVLGVSKTATEQEIKSAYRKLAKKYHPDVNKENGAEEKFKEVNEAASILLDADKRAKYDQFGHAAFDGSSGFGGSGFGGFEDFFSNMGGGMDFGDIFSDLFGGGSRRSSRRGPSKGQDVGVEVRLTFREFVFGVTKKVNLNLIKNCERCNGVGAENPNDVNICTRCNGAGQIIVNKQMGPFQVQNQITCDRCNGVGKEFKNKCKSCHGKGIEHKREQVELELPRGARLGQQFVLRGKGHASLEGGMPGDLYVTIDVLENDVFELINNSDDLIMNYNISYIDAILGNEILIKTLDGDVRLKVPKGVHSGQIIKVHNKGLFKNQSSDKRGDLLIRVNISVPSSVSKEEKKLLKEIEELSNYKPKNNIE
- a CDS encoding ABC transporter ATP-binding protein; this translates as MKQKEYKILNDEYIKESKTLNTKLKNKQITQEEHDEQYNKIIEKDKTWAKTRGSFFSMIRTYFKYEWKLSSIIIFLTIISVVSSVLIPLLTRQMTMDISDKIAQQVAIAEGTTHIKDPDFWGLHWQTTLGIAMGIVLLSAFVSFLSQYFSVLLSKRIEIDLRNKSLEALVRQDISYYSDKKIGEIITKVISDTQIVGDQSAQVPVTLISAFFTIIGASIMMFIFEPTLAASVLGMFFVVLLLMLISFGFTKKHITKVREVITDINGNVTDRISTVRLIKATGTENYETEHFNQLHREYYVESTKLAKVQALMITILFSGISFIQFISIGVAMLKYGNDEALKSGASLVFFMGTFASFTLAQGIMVGPLFQVVMSAVGIAQASVSAQRIEGTIKATSIMNPHYNDGVEVKSIDGDIVFKQVSFAYPEKPSKQILPKFNFTFEKGKSYAFVGETGSGKSTISRLLLRFYDPTEGEIIINDKVNLKDVKLSSYLNHVGYVEQDPQILYGDVFENVKYGRFNATNEEVIEACKKAELHDLIMTWPEGYQTILGERGFMLSGGQKQRMIIARMFLKDPQVLILDEATSALDNIVEKEIQEKLEVLMVGRTTISIAHRLSTIKNADQIIVLGKDGIGIVQTGTFNDLKAKPGHFQNLYKAGLMD
- the mnmA gene encoding tRNA 2-thiouridine(34) synthase MnmA, which gives rise to MKKKVIVGLSGGVDSSVAAYLLIQKGYEVEGLFMRNWDSSANNDILGNQEINNDVCPQEQDYLDALEVANKLGIKLHRIDFVQEYWEYVFEYFIKEYKKGRTPNPDILCNKYIKFDKFLNHAINNLKADFIAMGHYAGIRFNELTNQHEMIRAADTNKDQTYFLCQLTQFQLSKTLFPLQSLEKPEIRKIASEVGLITAEKKDSTGICFIGEREFTKFLQNYISNQPGDIVDIKTNKVVGKHIGAMYYTIGQRKGLNLGGMKEPYYVADKDIDKKIIYVCPASDESYLLSTSATVNEINWALDLSKYVSNLNEFECTAKFRYRQPDVKVKMTKIKESEYKVKYDAVVKAVTPGQEAVFYLNDICLGGGIIDIVE
- a CDS encoding NCS2 family permease, whose amino-acid sequence is MDNKKTKKIQVENESELFLNETPEQTAQRNKEAFVFSNNKAIRSIEKYFKFDTLGAIMKKEIIGGLTTFLALIYILTVNPSIVSGMTSINTPEGLTGEALNPYKMNEFGIFFATALVSGICCILMGLFANIPVAMSTSMGMNALVTYNIGGPLGFEGAMIVTMLSSIVFVTVSLTPLRSLIVKSIPKGVVLAIGIGIGLFISYVGIAGMGWLGQDSSGIPVAKLGILRENYLPILLGSITLLIILFLAFKKVPGAVALAILIMFIITLILASTIPSDSQATKMLQAANLKKWDGWKYDFNGFALNWTSTFKAFANTKIWTSPITYISIFVVMLINFFDATGTMAAFTHQLDQKTNQHKEISQKALIVDSMGTMMASVTGTTPLGVFAESAAGIEQGAKTGLAALVNGILFLLAIVLFPIFKLIPQPITSAACVFIGIMMIKEAAHVEWEKPEFLVPTFLSILFMIATYEIANGVAMAFISYSFMMMVTGKAKQVHPAVYFLSVLFVVYFIAFAFIQ